Proteins co-encoded in one Thermoanaerobaculia bacterium genomic window:
- a CDS encoding DUF4097 family beta strand repeat-containing protein has protein sequence MKPRFLLPILLLAAASAVSADSRVERTLKLEPGGRFRLDSDVGAVVVRGRSGSGAHVLFESSRRDLLEDLDFRFDEKPGEAIVTAKFRHHHWFEGFHGRVDVTIEVPSETAVDIHTAGGSIRASALKRPAKLRTSGGSLTIEDLSADVDGDTSGGSVQVRDVIGNVRVRTSGGSIEAARIRGPLDADTSGGSVRIETVSGDVKAHSSGGPIHVLDAAGRVDAQTSGGGVEVAFAKGNGRGGRIESSGGGITVSLDPSVRLDIDAHGERVHSDLPLTTSGSFSRESLHGTLNGGGPSLRLETSGGSVKIRAL, from the coding sequence ATGAAGCCTCGCTTTCTCCTTCCCATCCTGCTTCTCGCCGCCGCGTCAGCGGTTTCTGCCGATTCCCGGGTCGAGCGGACGCTCAAGCTCGAGCCGGGCGGCCGGTTCCGGCTCGACTCGGACGTCGGAGCGGTCGTGGTCCGGGGCCGGTCCGGCTCGGGAGCCCACGTTCTCTTCGAATCGAGCCGGCGCGACCTGCTGGAAGACCTCGATTTCCGATTCGACGAAAAGCCCGGAGAAGCGATCGTGACCGCGAAATTCCGCCACCACCACTGGTTCGAAGGCTTCCACGGCCGGGTCGACGTGACGATCGAGGTCCCGTCCGAAACGGCCGTGGACATCCACACCGCCGGCGGTTCGATCCGCGCCTCCGCCCTGAAACGCCCCGCGAAGCTGCGGACGTCGGGCGGCAGCCTCACGATCGAAGATCTCTCGGCCGACGTCGACGGCGACACGTCGGGCGGCTCGGTCCAAGTCCGCGACGTGATCGGGAACGTGCGGGTTCGGACGTCGGGAGGCTCGATCGAAGCCGCGCGGATCCGCGGTCCGCTCGACGCGGACACGAGCGGCGGCTCCGTCCGAATCGAGACCGTCTCGGGCGACGTGAAGGCGCACAGCTCCGGCGGACCGATCCACGTTCTCGACGCGGCGGGGCGAGTCGACGCGCAGACGTCCGGGGGCGGCGTCGAGGTCGCGTTCGCGAAGGGGAACGGCCGCGGCGGCCGGATCGAGAGCTCGGGAGGCGGGATCACGGTTTCGCTCGATCCCTCCGTGCGCCTCGACATCGACGCGCACGGCGAACGCGTTCACAGCGACCTTCCGCTCACGACGTCCGGCAGTTTCTCGCGCGAGTCGCTCCACGGAACGTTGAACGGCGGCGGCCCGTCCCTCCGGCTCGAGACGAGCGGGGGATCGGTGAAGATCCGGGCGCTCTGA
- a CDS encoding AAA family ATPase, producing MIRPFLSFTPRREVVDLVLPRRTFADVILPESTRRALEEALVQIDKHHLIFEEWGLGERHSTGVALAFHFAGPPGTGKTICAEAVAHAIGKRLLRVRYSEMESAFVGESGKNVAAAFRQAREHDAVLFFDEADSIAGRRFAQLSQGYEREANLTVNVLLSELEHYPGVVIFATNLAANFDPAFERRVRTHILFELPEAAEREKIWRAQIHPEKTPLASDVDFRGLAAGWEVSGGDIKNAVLKAAQAAAAEKGRDRGKAIAQRHFVSGIESVVAGKKTMKQSLFEPSPTGAPRRLDSVEAAIEDLRGALDGRQSAAGSGRPRFTAFVIVLSLAAGAAVGWMIAAMHLFR from the coding sequence ATGATCCGGCCGTTTCTCTCCTTCACCCCTCGCCGCGAGGTCGTGGACCTCGTGCTCCCGCGGCGGACGTTTGCCGACGTCATCCTCCCGGAGAGCACGCGGCGCGCCCTCGAGGAGGCGCTCGTCCAGATCGACAAGCACCACCTGATCTTCGAGGAGTGGGGGCTCGGCGAAAGGCATTCGACGGGTGTGGCGCTCGCCTTCCACTTCGCCGGCCCGCCGGGCACGGGGAAGACGATCTGCGCCGAGGCGGTCGCGCACGCGATCGGGAAGCGTCTTCTGCGCGTGCGGTACAGCGAGATGGAGAGCGCGTTCGTCGGCGAGAGCGGAAAGAACGTCGCCGCCGCCTTCCGCCAGGCGCGCGAGCACGACGCGGTGCTCTTCTTCGACGAGGCGGACTCGATCGCCGGGCGCCGGTTCGCCCAGCTTTCGCAGGGATACGAGCGGGAAGCGAACCTGACCGTCAACGTGCTCCTCTCGGAGCTCGAGCACTACCCCGGCGTCGTCATCTTCGCGACGAACCTCGCGGCGAACTTCGACCCCGCGTTCGAGCGCCGGGTCCGGACGCACATCCTCTTCGAGCTCCCGGAGGCGGCCGAGCGGGAGAAGATCTGGCGCGCGCAGATCCATCCCGAGAAGACGCCGCTCGCTTCGGACGTCGACTTCCGGGGGCTCGCCGCGGGTTGGGAAGTCTCGGGCGGCGACATCAAGAACGCGGTGCTGAAGGCGGCGCAGGCCGCCGCCGCCGAGAAGGGGCGCGACCGCGGCAAGGCGATCGCTCAGCGGCATTTCGTTTCGGGGATCGAGTCCGTCGTCGCCGGGAAGAAGACGATGAAGCAGTCGCTCTTCGAGCCCTCTCCGACGGGCGCGCCGCGCCGGCTCGATTCGGTCGAGGCCGCGATCGAGGATCTCCGCGGAGCGCTGGACGGACGGCAGAGCGCGGCCGGCTCTGGCCGGCCTCGTTTCACGGCCTTCGTGATCGTCCTGTCGCTCGCCGCCGGCGCCGCGGTCGGCTGGATGATCGCGGCGATGCACCTCTTCCGCTGA
- a CDS encoding Gfo/Idh/MocA family oxidoreductase encodes MARVGIVGTGWGARVQVPAFRAAGLEVAGLAGEHPGKTRRVASELGVPPFADWRALIASPIDLVSLVVPPAEHVEMACAALAAGRHVLAEKPTALDADGAARMAETAAAHPDRLALIDHELRFLPSWRAARERIRDLGDIRHVEVRYSSPSRGDPTRPWNWWSDAAQGGGVWGAVGSHYVDAVRYFIGEIDEVQAELKTFVQRRPAGNGLSEVTSDDFAAVHARITGGAVAAMTFSSVAAADDPTTLTITGAKGAFRLVGSELWEARRAGPWERRTVGEGPPVPGDSPGAFFGSATEYFAAALRRALDAGDRSALSLAATFEDGLAHQRVLDAARRSHENEGRWERVR; translated from the coding sequence ATGGCGCGAGTCGGCATCGTCGGGACGGGCTGGGGCGCCCGCGTCCAGGTTCCCGCGTTCCGTGCCGCCGGGCTCGAGGTGGCCGGCCTCGCGGGCGAGCACCCCGGGAAAACCCGCCGCGTCGCATCCGAGCTCGGCGTTCCCCCCTTCGCCGACTGGCGCGCGCTGATCGCCTCGCCGATCGACCTCGTGAGCCTCGTCGTCCCGCCGGCCGAGCACGTCGAGATGGCCTGCGCCGCGCTCGCGGCGGGGCGGCACGTCCTCGCGGAAAAGCCGACGGCGCTCGACGCCGACGGCGCCGCGCGCATGGCGGAAACGGCCGCGGCGCATCCGGACCGTCTGGCGCTCATCGACCACGAGCTCCGGTTCCTGCCGTCGTGGCGCGCGGCCCGCGAGCGGATCCGGGATCTCGGTGACATCCGCCACGTCGAGGTCCGTTACTCGAGCCCGTCGCGCGGCGACCCGACCCGGCCGTGGAACTGGTGGAGCGACGCGGCGCAGGGGGGAGGCGTGTGGGGCGCGGTCGGATCGCATTACGTCGACGCGGTCCGGTACTTCATCGGCGAGATCGACGAAGTCCAGGCGGAGCTGAAGACATTCGTGCAGAGGCGGCCGGCCGGGAACGGCCTTTCCGAGGTGACTTCCGACGACTTCGCGGCGGTGCATGCGCGGATCACCGGAGGCGCGGTCGCCGCGATGACGTTTTCGAGCGTCGCCGCGGCCGACGACCCGACGACGCTCACGATCACCGGCGCGAAGGGGGCCTTCCGATTGGTGGGCAGCGAGCTGTGGGAGGCCCGGCGCGCCGGGCCATGGGAGCGCCGGACGGTCGGCGAGGGGCCGCCCGTTCCCGGCGACTCGCCCGGCGCCTTCTTCGGATCGGCGACCGAATACTTTGCCGCCGCTCTCCGCCGCGCTCTCGACGCCGGGGACCGGTCCGCTCTATCTCTCGCCGCTACGTTCGAGGATGGTCTCGCGCACCAGCGCGTCCTCGACGCGGCGCGCCGCTCGCACGAGAACGAAGGACGCTGGGAACGGGTTCGCTAG
- a CDS encoding DUF1440 domain-containing protein has translation MFPIARKKPNLGKGLVSGIVAGIVASFVMNRFQELRERLLQLREQEKTDREGQSPQTRKAADGGGENATVRTAEKISEGVFDRPLREEEKKLAGPAVHYAFGTAVGALYGAIADVWPEATAAAGMPFGAAVWLGADEVALPVLKLSKKPNDYPLSTHAYGLASHVVYGATTELVRKVVRKAL, from the coding sequence ATGTTCCCCATTGCCAGAAAGAAACCGAATCTCGGAAAGGGACTGGTATCCGGAATCGTCGCCGGAATCGTGGCCTCGTTCGTGATGAACCGGTTCCAGGAGCTTCGCGAGCGGCTGTTGCAGCTCCGCGAGCAGGAGAAAACCGATCGGGAGGGGCAGAGCCCGCAGACCCGGAAAGCGGCCGACGGAGGCGGAGAGAACGCGACCGTCAGGACGGCCGAGAAGATATCGGAAGGGGTGTTCGACCGGCCGCTCCGCGAGGAGGAGAAGAAGCTCGCGGGTCCCGCCGTCCATTATGCATTCGGAACCGCCGTCGGGGCGCTCTACGGGGCGATCGCCGACGTCTGGCCCGAGGCGACGGCCGCCGCGGGGATGCCTTTCGGCGCCGCTGTCTGGCTCGGCGCCGACGAGGTGGCGCTTCCGGTCCTGAAGCTCTCGAAAAAGCCGAACGACTATCCCCTGTCGACGCACGCCTACGGCCTGGCCTCGCACGTCGTCTACGGGGCGACGACCGAGCTCGTGCGGAAGGTGGTCCGAAAGGCGCTCTGA
- a CDS encoding metallopeptidase family protein gives MPGVIDVSPQEFEALVAEALDDIPGEFQRYLDNTLVTIEERPTRAQLDGLGITGRRTLLGLYQGTPLTLRDANFAALPDTIVLFREPILWASRSRTDVVRQVRDTVVHEIGHFFGLSDKDLP, from the coding sequence ATGCCGGGAGTGATCGACGTTTCTCCCCAGGAGTTCGAGGCGCTCGTGGCCGAAGCCCTCGACGATATCCCCGGCGAGTTCCAGCGGTATCTCGACAACACGCTCGTGACGATCGAGGAGCGTCCCACGCGCGCCCAGCTCGACGGCCTCGGCATCACCGGCCGACGCACGCTTCTCGGGCTCTACCAGGGTACGCCGCTCACGCTGCGGGACGCGAATTTCGCCGCGCTCCCCGACACGATCGTGCTCTTCCGGGAGCCGATCCTGTGGGCCAGCCGATCGAGAACGGACGTCGTCCGGCAGGTGCGGGACACGGTCGTGCACGAGATCGGGCACTTCTTCGGACTGTCGGACAAGGACCTGCCCTAG